One segment of uncultured Propionivibrio sp. DNA contains the following:
- a CDS encoding protein-L-isoaspartate O-methyltransferase, which produces MSVTPVSNETARFNMIQQQIRPWEVLDPVVIKLLSVVRREDFVPDAYRDLAFADVEIPLRPGENQVLPGQSMLAPRLEARILQELNIRNTDTVLEVGTGSGFMAALLAAKAEFVYSVEIDPDLADQARANLAAAGVVNVQVETGDGAQGWPAHAPYDLIVLSASTPVLPDALLQQLKVGGRLIAVVGEAPAMQLQCVTRVNESSFATVGVLETVLAPLVNAPTRKKFVF; this is translated from the coding sequence ATGTCCGTCACGCCAGTATCCAACGAAACCGCCCGGTTCAACATGATTCAGCAGCAGATCCGTCCCTGGGAAGTGCTTGATCCTGTCGTCATCAAGCTCCTGTCGGTGGTGCGACGCGAAGACTTCGTGCCGGATGCCTACCGCGATCTGGCCTTCGCCGACGTCGAAATCCCCCTGCGACCGGGCGAAAACCAGGTACTGCCGGGACAGTCGATGCTGGCGCCGCGCCTTGAAGCCCGCATTCTGCAGGAGCTCAATATCCGCAATACCGATACGGTACTCGAAGTCGGGACGGGTAGCGGCTTCATGGCGGCCTTGCTGGCGGCCAAGGCTGAGTTCGTTTACAGCGTCGAGATCGATCCCGATCTGGCCGATCAGGCGCGCGCCAATCTGGCCGCTGCCGGCGTCGTCAATGTTCAGGTCGAGACCGGGGACGGTGCGCAAGGTTGGCCGGCCCATGCGCCCTATGACCTGATCGTACTTTCGGCGTCGACGCCGGTGTTGCCCGACGCCTTGCTGCAGCAATTGAAGGTTGGCGGACGTCTGATCGCCGTCGTCGGCGAGGCGCCGGCGATGCAGTTGCAGTGCGTGACGCGCGTCAATGAGTCGTCGTTCGCAACCGTTGGCGTGCTTGAAACGGTGTTGGCGCCGCTCGTCAATGCGCCGACGCGGAAAAAATTCGTTTTCTGA
- a CDS encoding TolC family outer membrane protein, translated as MRMSFPARGLPLILGALLSSSPAFSADILQVYREALANDPQYVAARATVAAGREKLPQGLSGLLPTLSATGNTTGNRNTYNVTGTTPLAAPDRNFNSNGWNLNLTQPLFRWQNFVQYGQAQLQVAQAEANFAQASQDLILRVGQAYFDVLYAQENLTAVRASKQAIAQQLEQAKKNFEVGTATITDSQEAQSRYDLATAQEIAANNDLEVKRYALRVIVGKDPGALSRLRAQATLIPPQPATMDPWVDAAEKDSFVVQAQEAAAEVADKEIERNRAGHYPTLDLVANYGRTNSIYSVGVPGAMLETTPRNIALQVNLPLFQGGAVNSRTREAVANRDAARANLDNARRTAALSARQSYLGVVNGLAQVKALEAALVSSTSALESNKLGYEVGVRINIDVLNAENQVYVTKRDLSKARFDTLMAQLKLKAAVGALSENDLEAINPLFETP; from the coding sequence ATGCGCATGAGCTTTCCGGCACGAGGCCTGCCTCTCATCCTCGGGGCGCTGCTTTCTTCTTCCCCGGCTTTTTCGGCCGACATTCTTCAGGTGTATCGCGAGGCGCTGGCTAACGATCCGCAATATGTCGCCGCGCGGGCGACCGTTGCGGCGGGGCGGGAAAAACTGCCGCAAGGCTTGTCCGGCCTGTTGCCGACGCTCTCGGCGACCGGCAATACGACGGGAAACCGCAATACCTATAACGTTACCGGGACCACGCCTCTGGCGGCGCCGGACCGCAATTTCAATTCCAACGGCTGGAACCTCAATCTGACGCAGCCGCTCTTCCGCTGGCAGAATTTCGTCCAGTACGGGCAGGCGCAGCTGCAGGTCGCACAGGCCGAGGCTAATTTTGCCCAGGCGTCGCAGGACCTGATCCTGCGGGTCGGGCAGGCCTATTTCGACGTGCTCTACGCGCAGGAAAACCTGACTGCGGTGCGTGCCAGCAAGCAAGCCATCGCGCAGCAGCTCGAACAGGCCAAGAAGAATTTCGAGGTCGGTACCGCGACCATCACCGATTCGCAGGAAGCACAGTCGCGCTACGACCTCGCGACGGCGCAGGAAATTGCCGCAAACAACGATCTTGAGGTCAAGCGCTATGCCTTGCGCGTCATCGTCGGCAAGGACCCGGGGGCGCTGAGTCGTTTGCGGGCGCAGGCGACCTTGATTCCGCCGCAACCGGCGACCATGGATCCGTGGGTCGATGCGGCCGAAAAGGACAGTTTTGTCGTGCAGGCGCAGGAAGCTGCGGCCGAGGTGGCGGACAAGGAAATCGAACGTAACCGGGCCGGGCACTATCCGACGCTCGACCTGGTGGCCAACTATGGGCGGACCAATTCGATCTACTCGGTCGGTGTTCCCGGCGCGATGCTGGAGACCACGCCACGCAACATCGCTCTTCAGGTGAACCTGCCGCTGTTTCAGGGCGGTGCGGTCAATTCGCGTACGCGCGAGGCGGTTGCCAATCGGGACGCCGCGCGGGCGAACCTCGACAACGCGCGGCGGACGGCGGCGCTGAGCGCGCGGCAATCGTATCTCGGCGTCGTCAACGGTCTGGCGCAGGTCAAGGCGCTTGAAGCGGCGCTGGTTTCGAGCACCAGCGCGCTCGAGTCGAACAAGCTCGGTTATGAAGTCGGCGTGCGCATCAACATTGATGTGCTGAACGCCGAGAACCAGGTCTATGTGACCAAGCGTGATCTTTCCAAGGCCCGCTTTGACACGCTGATGGCGCAGCTGAAACTGAAAGCGGCGGTCGGCGCCCTGAGCGAGAACGATCTCGAAGCGATCAATCCGCTTTTCGAGACGCCCTGA
- the waaA gene encoding lipid IV(A) 3-deoxy-D-manno-octulosonic acid transferase, with the protein MMARIVYTLLFFLAQPLVWLRLAWRARRQPEYLDKVGERYGHYPQTAPERLLWLHVVSVGETRAAEPLIKALLAAYPDHHLLMTHMTPTGRATGGELISKYGERLIQAYLPYDLPGACQRFFRHFRPSVGLLMETELWPNLIAAAASHGTPLLLVNARLSARSQRGYQRFLPLIRPALRQLAGVAAQTAADAERLTAIGADNVRVFGNIKFDVTPSPEKLALGGEWRAAFGSRPIWLAASTREDEEAPIIDAFIRRATPDALLLLVPRHPQRFDMVAAQVAARQLTFQRRSSGIFPDAQTRVWLGDSMGEMPAYFAAADIVLMGGTFLPFGGQNLIEAAACGCPVLVGPHTFNFAQATEDAIACGAARRLADTDAAAAEAARLLQDRDALATMRQAAGEFSQAHRGATARTVTLVKEIRASRKAD; encoded by the coding sequence CTGATGGCACGTATCGTCTATACGCTTCTTTTCTTTCTCGCCCAGCCGCTCGTCTGGCTGCGCCTGGCCTGGCGCGCGCGCCGGCAACCCGAATATCTCGACAAGGTCGGCGAACGTTACGGTCATTACCCCCAGACGGCGCCCGAACGCCTCCTCTGGCTGCATGTCGTCTCGGTCGGCGAAACCCGTGCGGCCGAACCGCTGATCAAGGCCTTGCTCGCCGCCTATCCCGACCACCACCTGCTGATGACGCACATGACACCGACCGGACGCGCGACCGGCGGCGAATTGATCTCCAAATATGGCGAGCGCCTGATCCAGGCGTATCTGCCCTACGATCTGCCCGGTGCCTGCCAACGCTTTTTCCGGCATTTCCGGCCTTCGGTCGGCCTCCTCATGGAAACCGAACTGTGGCCGAACCTGATCGCCGCAGCGGCCTCACATGGCACGCCGCTGTTGCTCGTCAATGCGCGCCTGTCCGCACGCTCGCAACGTGGCTACCAGCGTTTCCTGCCGCTGATCCGGCCGGCACTGCGACAACTTGCCGGCGTCGCAGCGCAGACTGCGGCCGATGCTGAACGACTGACCGCCATCGGCGCCGACAATGTCCGCGTGTTCGGCAATATCAAATTCGATGTCACGCCCTCTCCGGAAAAACTTGCGCTCGGCGGCGAATGGCGCGCCGCATTCGGGTCTCGTCCGATCTGGCTCGCCGCCAGCACACGCGAAGATGAAGAAGCGCCAATCATTGATGCCTTCATCCGCCGCGCAACGCCGGATGCACTGCTGTTACTGGTTCCACGCCATCCGCAACGCTTTGACATGGTGGCGGCACAGGTTGCTGCCCGCCAGTTGACGTTTCAGCGTCGAAGCAGCGGCATATTTCCCGACGCTCAGACCCGGGTCTGGCTCGGCGACAGCATGGGAGAAATGCCCGCGTACTTTGCCGCGGCCGATATCGTGCTGATGGGCGGCACCTTCCTGCCGTTCGGCGGACAGAACCTGATCGAGGCCGCCGCCTGCGGCTGCCCGGTACTTGTCGGCCCGCACACCTTCAATTTCGCGCAGGCGACCGAAGACGCCATCGCCTGCGGCGCAGCGCGACGCCTCGCCGACACTGACGCGGCCGCTGCCGAAGCCGCCCGGCTGCTGCAGGATCGCGACGCGCTCGCCACCATGCGTCAGGCGGCCGGCGAATTCAGCCAGGCGCACCGCGGCGCGACGGCGCGGACCGTCACGCTGGTAAAGGAAATCAGGGCGTCTCGAAAAGCGGATTGA